TGTTATAAGAATATGTAATGTTTCCATACTTGTCAAGGGCAATAATACCACCTTTTCCGTTTATATTTGTTAAATCGTCTATTACATGCCTAACTGACTCTTCAAGAGAATGTAAAGGAAGGTAAAACCCTACTCTATAACTCAACACAAGTTTCATTATATCTTCTCCAATCCCAGTTGCAACTGCTCCATAATCACTATTTGCATAAAAACCAGATCCCACAAGAGGTGAATCGCCAACTCTTCCAACAGGTTTTTTAGGGGTCCCTCCTGTTGAGACTGCAGACACAATCTTTGTCCCGTCAAGCACAACTGCTCCTACTGTATCTCCGTAAGTCCCTTCGTAGATCTGTTTGATTCTCTCAGTATAGAATTAGTAATTTGGGACAAACTCTATACCAC
Above is a window of Caldisericaceae bacterium DNA encoding:
- a CDS encoding isoaspartyl peptidase/L-asparaginase, coding for MLDGTKIVSAVSTGGTPKKPVGRVGDSPLVGSGFYANSDYGAVATGIGEDIMKLVLSYRVGFYLPLHSLEESVRHVIDDLTNINGKGGIIALDKYGNITYSYNTKGMFFSYMKDGLEKVVCGY